One genomic region from Gossypium hirsutum isolate 1008001.06 chromosome D13, Gossypium_hirsutum_v2.1, whole genome shotgun sequence encodes:
- the LOC107915023 gene encoding chromatin structure-remodeling complex protein SYD isoform X1: MICIDNSEWMRNDDYSLSRFEAQARAHRLGQKKDVLVLRFETVQTVEEQVRASAEHKLAVANQSITVGFFDNNTSAEDCREYLGSLLWECKKEEVAPVWDDDAVYWRNSMHLLLLICLCFFLLKNQ, encoded by the exons ATGATATGCATTGATAACTCAGAATGGATGCGAAACGACGATTATTCTCTGTCTCGATTTGAAGCACAAGCAAGAGCTCATAGGCTAGGCCAGAAGAAGGATGTACTTGTTTTACGTTTTGAAACA GTTCAAACTGTTGAAGAACAAGTCAGAGCTTCTGCTGAACACAAATTGGCAGTTGCTAATCAGAGTATCACTGTCGGTTTCTTCGATAATAATACAAG TGCTGAAGATTGTAGGGAGTATTTAGGGTCCCTCTTGTGGGAGTGTAAGAAAGAGGAAGTTGCTCCCGTGTGGGATGATGATGCAGTTTACTGGAGAAATTCAATGCATTTACTTTTATTGAtctgtttatgtttttttttgttgaaaaaccAATGA
- the LOC107915023 gene encoding chromatin structure-remodeling complex protein SYD isoform X2, which produces MICIDNSEWMRNDDYSLSRFEAQARAHRLGQKKDVLVLRFETVQTVEEQVRASAEHKLAVANQSITVGFFDNNTSSW; this is translated from the exons ATGATATGCATTGATAACTCAGAATGGATGCGAAACGACGATTATTCTCTGTCTCGATTTGAAGCACAAGCAAGAGCTCATAGGCTAGGCCAGAAGAAGGATGTACTTGTTTTACGTTTTGAAACA GTTCAAACTGTTGAAGAACAAGTCAGAGCTTCTGCTGAACACAAATTGGCAGTTGCTAATCAGAGTATCACTGTCGGTTTCTTCGATAATAATACAAG CTCATGGTGA